The following coding sequences are from one Triticum aestivum cultivar Chinese Spring chromosome 5A, IWGSC CS RefSeq v2.1, whole genome shotgun sequence window:
- the LOC123103158 gene encoding BTB/POZ domain-containing protein At3g08570 codes for MGLASDSAGFPFSAKLSAANSPRFCNPMSRRIFSDVAGDITVLVDGQSFLLHKFPLVSRCGRIRRMVADAKDPDLSKLELVNVPGGATSFELAAKFCYGSNFEITTANVAHLRCIAEYLEMTEDYQDENLIVRTEMYLNDLVVKNLEKSLQVLCACEGLDPMVEEIGFVDRCVDAIAMNASKEQLVSGLAHLECDAGSGKLRMHCQDWWVEDLSALRIDYYQRVIAAMRRSGVRPESIGTSIVHYAQTALKGIERRHVWDSGPLVGDNQRVVVETLINLMATEKITAVTLSFLFGMLRMAIEVDAGLDYRIEVEKRIGLHLEMASLDDLLIPSMQTSESMFDVDTVHRILVNFLQRIEEDDSGDLSPCGYESDGLKSPSHGSVLKVGRLMDGYLAEIAPDPYLKLQKFMTLIELLPDYARIVDDGLYRAIDIYLKAHPSLMESECKKLCKLIDCQKLSQDASSHAAQNDRLPMQMVVRVLYFEQLRLKSSFSGGHSGGGGEYCSFSQRITMPISGSGVPSSCVSPRAAGAADSYASLRRENRELKLEVSRMRVRLTELEREQGMMKQGMRDGRPGEHGRAFFASISRGIGRMAMFGPAGERRKKSSRATASSQCSEGKSRRRKKPSVTYA; via the exons ATGGGGTTGGCCAGCGACAGCGCCGGGTTCCCCTTCTCCGCCAAGCTCTCCGCCGCCAACTCGCCGCGCTTCTGCAACCCCATGAGCAGGAG GATATTTTCAGATGTTGCTGGCGATATAACGGTATTGGTGGATGGTCAATCTTTTCTACTGCACAAG TTCCCTTTAGTCTCTCGGTGCGGAAGAATACGACGAATGGTGGCCGATGCCAAGGATCCAGATCTCTCAAAGCTTGAGCTTGTAAATGTACCAGGGGGAGCTACATCATTCGAACTCGCAGCCAAGTTCTGTTATGGGAGTAACTTTGAAATAACCACAGCGAATGTAGCTCATCTCCGGTGCATTGCAGAATATTTGGAAATGACAGAAGACTATCAAGATGAGAACCTCATTGTTCGGACAGAGATGTACCTGAATGACCTTGTGGTCAAGAACCTTGAGAAATCTCTACAAGTTTTATGCGCGTGTGAAGGCTTGGATCCAATGGTGGAGGAAATCGGATTTGTCGATAGGTGTGTCGATGCGATCGCGATGAACGCAAGCAAGGAGCAGCTGGTTTCAGGTTTGGCTCACTTGGAATGCGACGCGGGGTCCGGGAAGTTGCGGATGCATTGCCAGGACTGGTGGGTTGAGGATCTTTCTGCTCTAAGAATTGACTATTATCAGCGAGTGATCGCCGCGATGAGGAGAAGTGGCGTGAGACCGGAGAGCATAGGCACTTCAATCGTGCACTATGCTCAAACAGCTCTCAAGGGCATCGAAAGGCGTCACGTGTGGGATTCCGGCCCACTTGTCGGTGACAACCAAAGGGTGGTTGTGGAAACCCTCATCAACCTGATGGCAACCGAGAAGATCACAGCTGTTACCCTGTCATTCTTGTTCGGCATGCTCAGAATGGCGATAGAGGTTGATGCAGGACTAGACTACAGGATTGAAGTCGAGAAAAGGATCGGTCTCCATCTTGAGATGGCATCACTTGATGATCTTCTCATCCCGTCCATGCAAACGAGCGAGTCCATGTTTGACGTCGACACGGTCCATCGCATTTTGGTGAACTTCTTGCAAAGGATTGAGGAAGATGACTCGGGAGACTTGTCACCTTGCGGATACGAGTCCGACGGACTCAAGTCTCCGAGCCACGGCTCGGTGCTCAAGGTCGGAAGGCTAATGGACGGTTATCTTGCAGAAATTGCACCAGATCCTTATCTGAAACTGCAGAAGTTCATGACCCTCATCGAACTGTTGCCGGATTACGCTCGCATTGTTGATGATGGACTCTACCGAGCCATCGACATATACCTAAAG GCACACCCATCTCTGATGGAATCCGAGTGCAAGAAGCTGTGCAAGCTGATCGACTGCCAGAAGCTGTCCCAGGACGCGTCGAGCCACGCGGCGCAGAACGACCGGCTCCCGATGCAGATGGTGGTGCGCGTGCTCTACTTCGAGCAGCTCCGCCTCAAGTCGTCCTTCTCGGGCGgccactccggcggcggcggcgagtactGCTCCTTCTCCCAGCGGATCACCATGCCGATCAGCGGGAGCGGCGTGCCGAGCTCGTGCGTGTCGCCCCGGGCCGCCGGCGCGGCCGACAGCTACGCGTCGCTGCGGCGGGAGAACCGGGAGCTGAAGCTGGAGGTGTCGCGGATGCGGGTGCGGCTGACGGAGCTGGAGCGGGAGCAGGGGATGATGAAGCAGGGGATGCGGGACGGCCGCCCGGGGGAGCACGGCCGCGCCTTCTTCGCGTCGATATCGAGGGGGATCGGGCGGATGGccatgttcggcccggccggggagaggaggaagaagagctccAGGGCGACGGCGAGCTCGCAGTGCTCCGAAGGGAAGAGCCGGAGGAGGAAGAAACCATCGGTCACGTATGCGTAG